From a single Loigolactobacillus coryniformis subsp. coryniformis KCTC 3167 = DSM 20001 genomic region:
- a CDS encoding galactokinase, producing the protein MNTADLRNEFKAYFKTEPERVFFSPGRINLIGEHTDYNGGHVFPCAISLGTYGVYASRQDTTVRMYSANVPDQGTVTFDITDLAYQKTAGWTNYPKGMLYELSQAGFKMDHGFDLYVHGNLPDGAGLSSSASIELLMGTIARTVFNLDISQLDLVSTGKKVENDYIGVNSGIMDQFAIGMGKANQAILLDTNTMKYEYSPVELGDRVIVIMNTNKRRELQDSKYNERRGECEAALAKLQEKLPIKSLGDLDKDSFDCAAYLINDDTLLRRARHAVFENQRALQATTALSKNDLATFGQLVNASHVSLHYDYEVTGKELDTLVETAWEQPGVLGARMTGAGFGGCAIAIVAKDQVAAFQKNVGTTYEQVIGYAPTFYVAEIADGPREIED; encoded by the coding sequence ATGAACACAGCAGATCTTCGTAATGAATTTAAAGCTTATTTTAAAACTGAACCGGAACGCGTTTTCTTTTCACCTGGGCGAATCAACTTGATCGGTGAACATACGGATTACAATGGTGGCCATGTTTTTCCTTGTGCCATTAGCTTAGGCACATACGGAGTCTATGCCAGCCGACAAGATACTACGGTACGGATGTATTCTGCCAACGTCCCTGATCAGGGCACAGTAACGTTTGATATTACTGATTTAGCTTATCAAAAGACAGCTGGTTGGACTAATTATCCAAAAGGGATGCTTTACGAGCTCAGTCAGGCTGGCTTCAAAATGGATCATGGTTTTGATTTATACGTTCATGGCAATTTACCTGATGGTGCTGGGCTTTCTTCATCCGCTTCGATCGAATTATTGATGGGAACGATTGCTCGAACTGTTTTCAATTTAGATATTTCGCAGTTGGACTTAGTCAGCACTGGTAAAAAAGTAGAGAATGACTATATCGGTGTAAATTCAGGCATCATGGACCAGTTTGCCATTGGGATGGGTAAAGCCAACCAAGCAATTTTACTAGATACTAATACGATGAAGTATGAATACAGCCCAGTAGAATTAGGCGATCGTGTGATTGTGATTATGAACACGAACAAACGGCGTGAATTACAAGATTCTAAGTACAATGAACGCCGTGGTGAATGTGAAGCAGCATTGGCGAAGTTACAGGAAAAACTGCCAATCAAGTCATTAGGTGATTTGGATAAGGATAGTTTTGATTGTGCTGCCTATTTGATTAATGATGATACGCTATTACGCCGGGCTCGCCATGCTGTTTTTGAAAATCAACGTGCCCTGCAAGCAACGACTGCATTAAGCAAAAATGATTTAGCTACATTCGGCCAATTGGTCAATGCTTCCCACGTTTCGTTGCATTATGATTATGAAGTAACCGGTAAAGAACTGGATACCTTGGTTGAAACTGCTTGGGAACAACCTGGTGTCCTTGGCGCCCGGATGACTGGTGCGGGATTTGGTGGCTGTGCCATCGCCATCGTCGCTAAAGACCAAGTAGCTGCATTCCAGAAAAATGTTGGCACCACTTATGAGCAAGTAATCGGCTATGCACCAACGTTTTATGTGGCTGAAATTGCTGACGGACCTCGTGAAATCGAAGATTAG
- a CDS encoding glycoside-pentoside-hexuronide (GPH):cation symporter, whose amino-acid sequence MKHVKQYTSYALGAFGHDAFYQTLSTYLMLFITSQLFDTADKAFNARMIGYVTVLMTGIRLVEIMFDPLIGGAVDNTETRWGKFKPWLLLGAAISSVMLVIVFTDFGGLTTKNPVLYLVLFGLSFVILDIFYSFKDISFWSMLPALSVDSKVRATFGTIGRLGSTLGAQGVPIIIFPLIVFFSQLFSGTHGDTKTHAGWIGFAVVIALISFLGALATAMGTKEKKSLIRANSEKVRFRDVFKVLAKNDQLMWLSLSYFLFALSYVVTNSLLAYYFQYVLGHANYYWLVGVITAVLGIISVSLFPALVALIKRRAIYVGGIVMMLIGYAIFLLAGHNVIAVLIAVGIFFFPYPMIFLAALMTITDSVEYGQLKNGTRNESVTLSVRPLLDKVAGAIANSVVGLAAVHSGMIGNAKPSSISAGQLLNFRSYMFFAPIVLIVIAALVYLFKVKLSEAKHQAIVTELETKLKAAQSEQN is encoded by the coding sequence ATGAAACATGTAAAACAATATACTTCATATGCTTTAGGCGCATTCGGGCATGATGCATTTTACCAAACGTTAAGTACTTACTTGATGTTGTTCATAACTAGTCAGTTATTCGATACGGCTGATAAGGCGTTTAATGCGCGAATGATTGGTTATGTGACGGTGTTGATGACAGGAATTCGGTTAGTTGAAATTATGTTTGATCCGTTGATCGGTGGTGCAGTCGATAATACTGAAACGCGCTGGGGGAAATTCAAACCTTGGCTGCTGCTAGGTGCAGCGATCAGTTCGGTGATGTTGGTTATCGTTTTTACTGACTTTGGTGGGTTAACCACCAAAAATCCGGTATTGTATCTGGTTTTATTCGGTTTATCTTTTGTGATCCTAGATATTTTCTACTCGTTCAAAGACATTTCATTTTGGTCCATGTTACCGGCTTTAAGTGTAGATTCTAAAGTGCGGGCAACATTTGGGACGATTGGTCGCTTAGGTTCTACGCTAGGAGCCCAAGGGGTACCGATCATTATCTTCCCGCTGATCGTCTTTTTCTCCCAGCTATTCTCAGGGACCCATGGCGACACCAAAACTCATGCTGGCTGGATCGGCTTTGCGGTAGTTATTGCTTTGATCTCTTTCTTGGGGGCGCTTGCGACAGCAATGGGCACTAAAGAGAAGAAGAGCTTGATTCGTGCAAATAGCGAAAAAGTCCGTTTCCGCGATGTTTTCAAGGTGTTAGCCAAAAACGATCAATTAATGTGGTTATCACTTTCTTACTTCTTGTTCGCGTTAAGTTATGTCGTTACTAACTCACTTTTAGCTTATTATTTCCAATACGTACTCGGACACGCTAATTATTATTGGTTAGTCGGGGTGATCACAGCGGTATTAGGCATTATATCCGTCTCTTTATTCCCAGCATTAGTTGCTTTGATCAAACGCCGAGCTATTTATGTCGGTGGCATTGTGATGATGTTAATTGGATACGCTATCTTCTTGTTGGCGGGCCACAATGTAATTGCGGTTCTGATTGCCGTCGGTATTTTCTTCTTCCCATACCCAATGATTTTCTTAGCTGCTTTAATGACGATCACCGATAGTGTTGAATACGGCCAATTGAAAAATGGCACACGAAATGAATCGGTCACTTTATCCGTACGACCATTGTTGGATAAAGTTGCCGGTGCGATCGCTAATAGTGTTGTGGGTTTAGCGGCAGTTCATTCTGGTATGATCGGCAATGCCAAACCAAGCAGTATTAGCGCTGGCCAACTATTGAATTTTAGAAGTTATATGTTTTTCGCACCAATTGTATTGATCGTAATTGCAGCTTTGGTCTACTTATTTAAAGTGAAGTTATCAGAAGCTAAGCATCAAGCAATCGTTACTGAATTGGAAACTAAATTAAAAGCAGCACAAAGTGAACAAAACTAG
- a CDS encoding alpha/beta hydrolase, protein MKLIHQPIQYQNEPAAKLTGYLSDNSPEIEPLRVRPAVVICPGGGYEMTSDREAEPVALQVIASGCQAFVLRYSVSPTRYPMALHQLAYSVALIRQHAAEWHVDPQKIIVAGFSAGGHLAACLGVFWHTAELANIGLSPAQMQPNGLLLSYPVITSGEYRHQGSFNNLLGTDQAALAKLSVDQQVTNMTPPTFIWHTVADGSVPVENSLLFAQALRRAGVPFELHLFPDGRHGLSLATPEVNPDQQFDHPEVAVWFDLFITWLRRNI, encoded by the coding sequence ATGAAATTGATCCACCAACCCATTCAATACCAAAATGAACCCGCTGCCAAATTAACTGGCTACCTCAGCGATAATTCACCTGAGATCGAGCCGCTGCGTGTTCGCCCTGCTGTTGTGATCTGCCCCGGCGGCGGTTATGAAATGACTTCTGATCGCGAGGCCGAACCAGTGGCTTTACAAGTTATCGCTAGTGGTTGCCAAGCTTTTGTCTTACGTTATAGCGTTAGCCCGACCCGCTATCCAATGGCGTTACATCAATTAGCCTACAGTGTCGCCTTGATTCGGCAGCATGCCGCCGAATGGCACGTCGACCCACAAAAGATCATTGTTGCTGGTTTTTCTGCTGGCGGCCATCTTGCTGCTTGTCTAGGCGTATTCTGGCATACTGCTGAACTAGCTAATATTGGTCTATCACCGGCGCAGATGCAACCTAATGGCCTTTTACTCAGCTATCCCGTAATCACTAGTGGTGAATACCGCCATCAAGGCTCCTTTAACAATTTACTTGGCACTGACCAAGCAGCTTTAGCTAAGTTATCTGTAGATCAGCAAGTGACTAACATGACGCCACCCACCTTTATCTGGCACACCGTTGCGGATGGCTCAGTACCAGTAGAAAATAGTTTACTATTTGCTCAAGCCCTACGTCGTGCGGGCGTCCCCTTTGAGTTACATCTATTTCCTGATGGCCGCCATGGCTTAAGCCTAGCCACTCCTGAAGTCAATCCTGATCAACAATTTGATCATCCCGAAGTTGCGGTTTGGTTTGACCTATTTATCACTTGGTTGCGGCGTAATATCTAA
- a CDS encoding DUF956 family protein: MVESINTQLELTVTATLFLGTQQYGKIQLGEQGFEFINKRAQRNSVQIPWTDIEQVITEVAGKKVKRYTIQTTRNVRYVFASKDAKEVLRTMRDHIGAEKLVRAPSLKSMIKHIFTK, encoded by the coding sequence ATGGTTGAATCGATCAATACGCAGCTTGAATTAACAGTGACGGCGACTTTATTTTTAGGGACGCAACAATACGGTAAGATTCAGCTCGGTGAGCAAGGGTTTGAATTTATTAATAAACGGGCGCAACGCAACTCAGTCCAGATACCATGGACTGATATTGAACAAGTAATCACTGAAGTTGCGGGTAAAAAAGTGAAGCGCTATACGATTCAGACAACGCGCAATGTGCGTTACGTATTTGCGTCTAAGGATGCCAAAGAAGTCTTGCGGACAATGCGTGATCATATTGGAGCGGAGAAGTTAGTTCGTGCACCTAGTTTAAAGAGTATGATCAAGCATATTTTTACAAAATAA
- a CDS encoding DUF956 family protein, which produces MAVQSINTKVDLVVDATSFMGTAKYGKIMIGDKGFEFFNDRNKRDFIQIPWSELDYVLASVMFKGRWIPRFAMRTKHNGTFTFSAKKTKALLRGIREHIDPSHMVRSLSFFDVIKRSFGRLYKRITGHGNEL; this is translated from the coding sequence ATGGCAGTACAATCAATCAACACCAAAGTCGATTTAGTAGTCGATGCGACCTCTTTTATGGGGACAGCTAAATACGGTAAAATTATGATCGGTGACAAAGGTTTTGAATTTTTTAATGACCGTAATAAGCGTGATTTTATTCAAATACCATGGTCAGAACTAGATTATGTGTTGGCGTCAGTCATGTTTAAGGGACGCTGGATTCCACGTTTTGCGATGCGTACTAAGCATAACGGGACTTTCACCTTTTCAGCTAAAAAAACAAAGGCGTTATTGCGTGGTATTCGTGAACATATTGACCCTAGTCATATGGTTCGGTCATTAAGTTTCTTCGATGTTATAAAACGCAGCTTTGGCCGCCTGTATAAGAGAATTACTGGCCACGGGAATGAACTATAG
- a CDS encoding PTS system mannose/fructose/sorbose family transporter subunit IID → MADNKIEPTKKVELTKKDRIAVWWRSTFIQGSWNYERMQNGGWAYTLIPALKKLYTTKEDRAAALKRHLEFFNTHPYLASPIIGVTMALEEERANGAPIDDVAIQGVKVGMMGPLAGVGDPVFWFTVKPILGALAASLAISGNIMGPILYFVLWNVIRMAFMWYTQEFGYKAGASISDDLSGGLLQKVTKGATILGMFILGSLINRWVVVKFTPVVSSIKQAKGAFIDWANLPKGSAGIKEALTQQAAGLSLDKVKVTTLQDNLDQLIPGLAGLLLTFLCMWLLKKKVSPIIVILGLFVVGVVLHLLHVM, encoded by the coding sequence ATGGCAGATAATAAAATTGAACCAACAAAAAAAGTTGAATTAACTAAAAAAGACCGTATTGCTGTTTGGTGGCGTTCAACCTTTATCCAAGGATCATGGAACTACGAACGTATGCAAAATGGTGGCTGGGCTTATACTTTGATTCCAGCTTTAAAGAAACTATATACAACTAAAGAAGATCGTGCCGCTGCTTTGAAACGGCATTTGGAATTCTTTAATACCCATCCATATTTGGCTTCACCAATTATTGGTGTTACTATGGCGCTTGAAGAAGAGCGTGCTAATGGCGCTCCAATCGATGACGTTGCGATTCAAGGGGTTAAAGTTGGTATGATGGGTCCTTTGGCTGGCGTTGGTGACCCAGTATTCTGGTTCACCGTTAAGCCAATCTTAGGTGCCTTGGCTGCCTCATTGGCAATCAGTGGCAATATTATGGGACCAATCTTGTATTTTGTTTTATGGAATGTAATCCGGATGGCTTTCATGTGGTATACACAGGAATTTGGTTACAAAGCCGGTGCATCAATTTCTGATGATTTATCTGGTGGTTTACTACAAAAAGTTACTAAGGGTGCAACTATTTTAGGTATGTTCATCTTGGGTTCTTTGATCAATCGTTGGGTTGTTGTTAAATTTACGCCGGTTGTTTCTTCAATCAAACAAGCTAAAGGTGCTTTTATTGATTGGGCTAACTTACCAAAAGGTTCAGCTGGGATCAAGGAAGCTTTAACACAACAAGCTGCTGGTTTATCCTTGGACAAAGTTAAAGTAACAACACTGCAAGATAACTTAGATCAATTAATTCCTGGTTTAGCAGGATTGCTATTGACTTTCTTATGCATGTGGTTATTAAAGAAGAAAGTATCACCAATCATTGTTATCCTTGGTTTATTCGTAGTCGGTGTTGTTTTACATCTCTTACACGTTATGTAA
- a CDS encoding PTS mannose/fructose/sorbose transporter subunit IIC translates to MDLNFIQVILVIIVAFFAGMEGILDEFHFHQPVIACTLIGLVTGQLVPCMILGGTLQMIALGWSNVGAAVAPDAALAAVASAIILVLGGQGKGGVSSAIAIAVPLAVAGLLLTILARTIATAIVHIMDRYAEQGSFRGIETWHVIAICMQGVRIALPAALILAVGAGPVREVLNAMPTWLTDGLSIGGGMVVAVGYAMVINMMATAEVWPFFAIGFVLATVKDLTLIGLGAIGISMALIYLNLSEKSGSSNGGPANSGDPLGDIIDNY, encoded by the coding sequence ATGGAAGGTATTTTGGATGAATTCCATTTCCATCAGCCAGTTATTGCATGTACGTTAATCGGCTTAGTAACAGGACAATTAGTACCTTGCATGATCTTAGGTGGTACTTTACAAATGATCGCCTTAGGCTGGTCAAACGTCGGTGCCGCAGTTGCACCTGATGCCGCTTTAGCAGCCGTAGCATCCGCAATTATTTTAGTATTAGGTGGTCAAGGTAAAGGCGGCGTTTCATCAGCCATTGCCATTGCCGTACCATTAGCCGTAGCCGGATTGTTATTAACAATTCTTGCTCGTACAATTGCAACCGCTATTGTTCATATCATGGACCGTTACGCTGAACAAGGTAGCTTCAGAGGTATTGAAACTTGGCATGTTATCGCAATCTGCATGCAAGGTGTTCGTATTGCCCTTCCAGCAGCTTTGATTTTAGCTGTTGGTGCTGGCCCTGTAAGAGAAGTATTGAACGCTATGCCTACTTGGTTAACTGATGGTTTGTCTATCGGTGGTGGCATGGTCGTTGCCGTAGGTTATGCAATGGTTATCAACATGATGGCTACTGCTGAAGTATGGCCATTCTTCGCTATTGGTTTTGTCTTAGCAACTGTTAAAGACTTAACTTTGATTGGCCTTGGTGCTATCGGTATTTCTATGGCCTTGATCTACTTGAACCTTTCTGAAAAGAGTGGCTCAAGTAACGGTGGTCCCGCTAACTCCGGTGACCCACTTGGCGATATCATCGATAATTATTAG